A genomic region of Magnolia sinica isolate HGM2019 chromosome 6, MsV1, whole genome shotgun sequence contains the following coding sequences:
- the LOC131248340 gene encoding protein GRAVITROPIC IN THE LIGHT 1 translates to MISTEPSLKPPQISEMFQKFALAFKTKTIEFFAEDDTECDDAFNNNHNDLSLLDSTDEIITGQRVVVIKPDHNKTPLPLSQNNNDNPQTLQNITSSLFATISSFKASYLHLQTAHAPFDADAIQAADRAAVSHLQRLSEMKRSYQDFLKNPNPSPNFPFASCLAAQVEENQSLLRTFDMVINRLQSDIDRKDGEVSALKQQLESIEESNLRLSKRLEIFDSASSSEVLLSVGLFDSVLQDACMAAHSFTKTLIDLMKNAGWDLGSAANSVYPGIEYAKRGHNRYAFLSYVCLAMFGGFDTPSFGLGGSEIAADLSIPRKKFLREFVEHGSADAMELLSRNPDCNFARFCEMKYQNLIHPNMESSLFSNLDDNELVLNSWRSSSPFYESFVSMASVVWMLHKLAFSFDPTVGIFQVGRGADFSMVYMENVARRGVLVNPGGGKARAKVGFTVIPGFRVGKTVIQCQVYQNAMKSIE, encoded by the coding sequence ATGATCTCAACGGAGCCGTCCTTAAAACCGCCCCAAATCTCTGAAATGTTCCAAAAGTTCGCCCTCGCCTTCAAGACCAAAACCATCGAATTCTTTGCCGAAGATGACACCGAATGCGACGACGCcttcaacaacaaccataacGATCTCTCTCTCCTCGACTCCACCGACGAGATCATCACCGGCCAACGTGTTGTCGTAATCAAACCCGACCACAACAAAACaccactgcccctctcccaaaaCAACAACGATAATCCCCAAACCCTCCAAAATATAACTTCTTCTCTTTTCGCCACCATTTCCTCCTTCAAGGCTTCCTATCTCCATCTCCAGACCGCCCATGCTCCCTTTGACGCCGATGCCATCCAGGCCGCTGATCGTGCTGCCGTGTCTCACCTTCAACGCCTCTCTGAGATGAAACGCTCGTATCAAGATTTCctcaaaaaccctaaccctagccctAATTTCCCCTTTGCGTCCTGCCTCGCAGCGCAGGTTGAGGAAAATCAGAGTCTGCTCCGTACTTTCGATATGGTCATCAACCGCCTCCAGTCCGACATCGACCGCAAGGACGGCGAAGTGTCCGCTCTGAAACAGCAGCTGGAATCAATTGAGGAGTCGAATTTGAGGCTCTCGAAGAGGTTGGAGATTTTCGACTCTGCTTCTTCTTCTGAGGTTTTGTTGTCTGTGGGTCTTTTTGATTCGGTGTTGCAGGACGCTTGTATGGCAGCCCACAGCTTTACCAAGACCTTGATCGATCTGATGAAGAATGCCGGGTGGGATTTGGGTTCAGCTGCAAATTCGGTTTATCCCGGCATCGAGTATGCAAAGAGAGGGCATAATCGGTATGCGTTTTTGTCCTACGTCTGCTTGGCAATGTTTGGAGGTTTCGATACGCCGAGTTTTGGTTTGGGAGGGAGTGAAATTGCAGCCGATTTGAGCATTCCAAGAAAGAAATTTCTGAGGGAGTTTGTAGAGCACGGTTCCGCTGATGCCATGGAGCTATTAAGCAGAAACCCAGATTGCAATTTTGCAAGATTTTGTGAGATGAAGTACCAGAATCTCATTCACCCAAATATGGAATCGTCGCTCTTCAGTAACTTGGATGATAATGAGTTGGTATTGAATTCTTGGCGATCTTCGAGTCCTTTCTATGAGTCATTTGTCAGCATGGCTAGTGTCGTGTGGATGCTGCACAAGTTGGCATTCTCATTCGATCCAACAGTTGGGATTTTTCAGGTGGGGAGAGGGgctgatttctccatggtttacATGGAAAACGTTGCTCGAAGAGGGGTTTTGGTTAATCCTGGCGGTGGTAAGGCAAGGGCGAAGGTGGGGTTTACGGTAATTCCGGGTTTTAGAGTTGGAAAAACAGTAATTCAGTGTCAGGTGTATCAGAATGCCATGAAATCTATAGAATAG